The following coding sequences are from one Apodemus sylvaticus chromosome X, mApoSyl1.1, whole genome shotgun sequence window:
- the LOC127675466 gene encoding mitochondrial fission factor-like, with translation MLPDDRVNLSSVRGFLSVIQSSTSMAYRRIMAVLSQNCRPALCGISPPQHDNIRHSTSSFDAAIEASSEEITAVDAASLRRQILKLNRRLQHLEEENKERAKRETVMYSITVAFWLLNTWLWLRR, from the coding sequence ATGTTACCTGACGATAGAGTCAATCTTTCCTCTGTTCGAGGCTTCTTGTCAGTTatccagtcttccactagcatgGCTTACCGCCGGATCATGGCTGTGCTAAGTCAAAATTGCAGACCTGCGTTGTGTGGCATCTCTCCTCCTCAACATGACAACATAAGACACAGCACTTCCAGTTTCGATGCAGCAATAGAAGCAAGTTCAGAGGAGATTACTGCTGTGGATGCAGCTTCATTGAGACGACAGATACTCAAGCTGAACAGGCGATTGCAACATCTAGAGGAGGAGAACAAAGAGCGAGCCAAAAGGGAAACGGTCATGTACTCAATTACTGTAGCCTTCTGGCTGCTAAACACCTGGCTTTGGTTGCGTCGCTAG